One part of the Anopheles merus strain MAF chromosome 3L, AmerM5.1, whole genome shotgun sequence genome encodes these proteins:
- the LOC121599946 gene encoding peroxidase-like, with amino-acid sequence MELRVKSFGWFLLVVIGTLQQVAAQCPSNPYRTFDGTCNNVQNPSWGAANTLFARLIPAKYSDGRSQPALAKDGSELPNARLLSVEVFDEGIQNSPEFSLLNMQFGQIVAHDMALTRGVRDQLPCCANGRLQPNRSPRCFAIPVSPDDPVFSARGIDCLGMIRTLTTCDENPATCIRAEQINAVTSFLDLSIVYGNSAQEAQTLREPNTGFLKVEARDGQDWPPRHPNASTTCTLRTPNDACYLTGDGRANQSPHLAILQTVFVREHNRIAREMQRLNGNLSNEEVFQRARHLNIAQYQHIVYYEWLPNFLGRSFMLEQQLIYPASAATNDYSATINPSVINSHTTAAFRFFHSSIQGALKLYEESRISMSKIDINDHTNNPTILEQAVDRYADLLRGLTTQPMGLHDTSLDPATKHFLFRFNNMFGTDLKSLDIQRARDHGLPGYNDFVFYCFHKRAASWDDYNKLLLPEAIELLSTYYKSVDDLDLSVGLAFEKKIDGTQTGKVMQCIMSEQFMRTRKGDRFFYENGNHFTPRQLTEIRKANMARILCASSRSNGFQAVAQIQPLAFQLPSSKNPLESCLTHPTPRIKMFI; translated from the exons ATGGAGCTTCGTGTGAAATCTTTCGGGTGGTTTCTTCTAGTAGTGATAGGAACTCTTCAACAAGTTGCGGCACAGTGTCCTAGCAACCCGTACCGAACATTCGATGGAACCTGCAATAACGTTCAAAACCCATCCTGGGGTGCTGCTAATACGCTGTTTGCACGTTTGATTCCTGCCAAGTATAGCGATGGACGATCGCAACCTGCTCTAGCCAAGGATGGTAGTGAGTTGCCTAATGCCCGACTGCTTTCAGTTGAAGTTTTCGATGAGGGCATACAAAACAGTCCGGAGTTCTCGCTGCTTAACATGCAGTTTGGACAGATCGTGGCTCACGATATGGCTCTAACGCGTGGAG TTCGCGATCAGTTACCGTGTTGTGCTAACGGTCGCCTACAACCTAATCGCAGTCCAAGATGCTTTGCCATTCCCGTATCTCCCGACGATCCCGTGTTTTCTGCACGTGGAATCGATTGTTTGGGTATGATCCGTACGCTGACCACGTGTGATGAGAATCCTGCGACCTGCATACGAGCTGAACAGATCAACGCCGTAACGTCGTTTTTGGACCTATCCATCGTGTACGGAAACTCTGCCCAGGAAGCTCAAACGCTCCGAGAGCCCAACACTGGGTTTTTGAAGGTGGAAGCACGTGACGGACAGGATTGGCCACCGAGACATCCGAACGCAAGTACTACATGTACTCTTAGAACTCCCAATGATGCTTGTTATCTCACTGGCGATGGACGAGCAAATCAGAGTCCTCATCTCGCAATACTTCAAACCGTCTTTGTACGGGAACACAATCGTATTGCCAGGGAAATGCAACGTCTTAACGGTAATTTGAGCAACGAAGAAGTGTTTCAACGGGCTCGTCATCTCAATATCGCTCAGTACCAGCACATCGTGTACTATGAGTGGTTGCCAAACTTCTTGGGTCGAAGCTTCATGTTGGAACAGCAACTGATTTACCCAGCATCAGCTGCAACGAACGATTATAGTGCCACCATCAATCCCTCGGTTATCAACTCCCATACGACCGCTGCCTTCCGATTTTTCCACTCCTCCATACAAGGTGCTCTTAA ACTGTACGAGGAAAGTCGCATCTCTATGTCCAAGATCGACATCAACGATCACACCAACAATCCTACGATTTTGGAGCAAGCTGTTGATCGCTATGCTGATCTACTTCGTGGTTTGACTACTCAGCCGATGGGACTTCACGATACCAGTCTCGATcctgccaccaagcatttcCTCTTCCGCTTCAACAACATGTTCGGAACGGACCTTAAATCGCTCGACATCCAGCGTGCTCGCGATCATGGCCTGCCCGGATACAatgattttgtgttttactgCTTCCACAAGCGTGCTGCATCTTGGGACGATTACAACAAACTTCTACTACCTGAG GCAATTGAACTACTGAGCACGTACTACAAATCGGTAGATGATCTCGATCTGTCCGTCGGGTTGGCGTTCGAGAAGAAGATCGACGGTACCCAGACTGGTAAAGTAATGCAGTGTATCATGAGCGAGCAATTCATGCGCACCAGAAAGGGCGATCGCTTTTTCTACGAAAACGGCAACCATTTCACACCTAGGCAGCTGACAGAAATTCGGAAGGCAAATATGGCACGCATTCTGTGCGCTAGTTCCCGCTCTAATGGTTTCCAAGCGGTCGCACAGATACAGCCTCTCGCCTTCCAGTTGCCTTCTAGCAAGAATCCATTGGAATCCTGCTTGACACATCCTACTCCTAGGATAAAAATGTTTATATAG
- the LOC121600151 gene encoding peroxidase-like gives MKLHIKPCTVVFLLLSLALSIPQTLAQCTSSLYRTYDGSCNNVVNPSWGAANTPFVRIVNPKYADGKSTPPLATDGSELPSPRVLSVEVFQEGVQNSPRFSLANMQFGQIVAHDMALTRGVRDQLPCCANGRLQPNRSPRCFAIPISPDDPVFSARGIDCLGLIRTFTTCDESPTTCTRAEQINAVTHFLDLSIVYGNSAQEVQTLREPNTGLLKVEVRDGQDWPPRHPNASTTCTLRTPTEACYLTGDGRANQSPQLAILQITFVREHNRIARQLKTLNPTWLPDELFEEARRINIAQYQHIVFEEWLPAFLGRNFMIERQLLYQPGVVTNDYSQTIHPAVINSHTTAAFRFFHSSIQGFLKLYEESRISMSKVNINDHTNNPTILEQASSRYPELLRGLTTQPMGLNDISLDPATKHFLFRFNNMFGTDLKSIDVQRGRDHGLGGYNDFVFLCFNQRATTWEDYNQLLVPEAVNLLSIYYKSVNDLDLSVGLAFEKKIDGTESGMVMRCILADQFRRTRKGDRFFYQNGNHFNARQLSEIRKANMARILCDTTADVTRIQSSAFLLPSTTNPLVTCSSLSTPNLREF, from the exons ATGAAGCTTCACATAAAGCCTTGTACAGTAGTGTTCCTTTTACTAAGTCTGGCGTTGAGCATTCCGCAGACGTTAGCTCAGTGTACTAGCAGTCTGTACCGAACGTATGATGGCAGCTGCAATAACGTTGTTAATCCTTCCTGGGGTGCTGCTAACACACCGTTCGTGCGTATTGTAAATCCAAAGTATGCCGATGGCAAGTCCACTCCACCCCTAGCAACGGATGGGAGTGAGCTTCCGAGCCCGAGGGTGCTTTCCGTTGAAGTGTTCCAGGAGGGCGTGCAAAACAGTCCAAGATTCTCGCTAGCAAACATGCAGTTTGGACAGATTGTGGCTCACGATATGGCCCTAACGCGTGGAG TTCGTGATCAGTTACCGTGCTGTGCCAATGGTCGCTTACAGCCTAATCGTAGCCCAAGATGCTTTGCCATTCCGATATCACCCGATGATCCCGTGTTCTCTGCACGTGGAATCGATTGTTTGGGCTTGATCCGTACGTTTACGACATGTGACGAGAGTCCTACGACTTGTACGCGCGCAGAGCAGATCAACGCCGTCACACACTTTCTCGACCTATCCATCGTGTACGGCAACTCCGCACAAGAAGTACAAACTCTCCGAGAGCCCAACACCGGTCTGTTGAAGGTGGAGGTGCGTGACGGACAGGATTGGCCACCGAGACACCCGAACGCAAGCACAACCTGCACTTTAAGGACTCCCACAGAAGCTTGCTACCTTACCGGCGATGGACGAGCTAATCAGAGTCCTCAATTGGCAATACTGCAAATCACCTTCGTACGGGAACACAATCGTATCGCCAGACAGCTGAAGACGCTGAATCCAACCTGGCTGCCGGATGAACTGTTCGAAGAAGCGCGACGCATCAATATCGCCCAGTATCAGCACATTGTTTTTGAGGAGTGGCTACCGGCTTTTCTGGGTCGCAATTTTATGATCGAGCGGCAACTCCTCTATCAGCCCGGGGTTGTAACGAATGATTACAGCCAAACCATTCATCCGGCGGTAATAAACTCTCACACGACCGCTGCCTTCCGATTCTTCCACTCCTCCATACAGGGATTTTTGAA ACTCTACGAGGAAAGTCGGATCTCGATGTCCAAGGTCAATATCAACGATCACACCAACAATCCTACGATTTTGGAGCAAGCTTCTAGCCGATATCCTGAGCTGCTTCGTGGTCTCACCACCCAACCAATGGGTCTCAATGATATCAGCCTAGATCCGGCGACCAAACATTTCCTCTTCCGCTTCAACAACATGTTCGGCACGGACCTCAAATCGATCGACGTCCAGCGGGGACGGGATCATGGACTCGGTGGATACAACGACTTTGTGTTTCTGTGCTTTAATCAACGTGCTACAACCTGGGAAGATTATAACCAGTTGCTAGTGCCAGAA GCCGTCAACCTGCTCAGCATCTATTACAAATCGGTCAACGATCTCGATCTGTCCGTCGGGTTGGCGTTCGAGAAGAAGATTGACGGTACGGAGTCGGGCATGGTGATGCGCTGCATACTGGCCGATCAGTTCCGGCGCACCAGGAAGGGCGATCGCTTTTTCTACCAAAACGGCAACCATTTCAACGCACGACAGTTAAGTGAGATTCGGAAGGCGAATATGGCGCGCATACTGTGCGATACGACCGCCGATGTTACACGCATACAGTCGAGTGCATTTTTGCTACCTTCCACCACTAACCCGCTAGTGACGTGCAGTTCCTTATCGACTCCGAATCTTCGCGAGTTCTAG